A region from the Pseudomonas sp. KU26590 genome encodes:
- a CDS encoding glutathione S-transferase family protein codes for MIIVHHLNNSRSQRILWLLEELALPYEIKHYQRDAKTNLAPPELKAINPLGKSPVIQDGPHVLIESGAIVDYLIRRHGDGRLQPAPATATYDEYVQWLHFAEGSAMLPLMLSLYVGRLGEAGKPLQPRIESELANYLGYLENALKLTPYLLGEEISGADIQMSFIGEFAKSQGMLHNYPSLAAWIDRFQARPAYVSAIEKGGDYKFAG; via the coding sequence ATGATCATCGTTCACCATCTCAACAATTCCCGTTCGCAGCGCATCCTCTGGCTACTCGAAGAGCTCGCCCTGCCCTACGAAATCAAGCACTACCAAAGAGACGCCAAGACCAACCTGGCGCCGCCTGAATTGAAAGCCATAAACCCGCTGGGCAAATCACCGGTTATTCAGGATGGACCTCATGTGCTGATCGAATCCGGGGCTATCGTCGATTATCTGATCCGCCGCCACGGCGACGGCCGCTTGCAACCTGCCCCGGCCACCGCCACCTACGACGAATATGTGCAATGGCTACATTTCGCAGAAGGGTCGGCCATGCTGCCGCTGATGCTCAGCCTTTATGTCGGGCGCCTTGGGGAAGCTGGCAAGCCGCTGCAGCCGCGAATTGAATCTGAGCTGGCAAACTACCTGGGTTATCTGGAGAACGCGTTGAAACTTACCCCATACTTATTGGGTGAAGAAATCAGCGGCGCGGATATCCAAATGAGCTTTATTGGCGAGTTCGCAAAGTCCCAGGGCATGCTGCACAACTACCCTAGCCTAGCCGCGTGGATCGACCGGTTCCAGGCGCGGCCGGCCTATGTCAGTGCGATAGAAAAAGGCGGTGATTACAAGTTCGCGGGCTGA
- a CDS encoding CsbD family protein, with product MKSEQVEGVVEQVAGKAQSAVGKLFGDSKLEAEGTGRQASGQLTQAYGDAMDSVSAFVKEKPVAAVAIGGIALLILDRLFRR from the coding sequence ATGAAGAGCGAACAGGTAGAAGGCGTTGTAGAACAGGTTGCCGGCAAAGCACAGAGCGCAGTTGGGAAACTGTTTGGTGATTCGAAGCTGGAGGCGGAGGGTACTGGTCGCCAGGCTTCTGGTCAGTTGACCCAAGCCTATGGCGATGCCATGGACAGCGTATCTGCGTTTGTTAAAGAGAAACCAGTCGCTGCAGTTGCAATTGGTGGAATTGCTTTGCTGATTCTAGACCGTCTCTTCCGCCGCTGA
- a CDS encoding sugar phosphate isomerase/epimerase family protein yields the protein MQRLAISQITTKPLTLEQDLALCKTLDCGLEIVEKKLSVDRSEAHDQLAYIKESGVRITSIQPKTLTVFPSASAPQPESPEARLENLIGSVDLFGKYWKGLPLVTNTGADPDGNENKVWEGCVQRYQTLADHAEDQGMKIALEALGPSLMNANSILFAYSQAQEMAASVDKKSFGVCLDIYNSWQDPAFIESITSEKLFLVQLADWRRPRSLHDRRALGEGQISFLPILRRLVECGYTGEYVLEIFSDSVSDSLWRDASTISLAIEASMRIFDSLLLQA from the coding sequence ATGCAACGCTTAGCTATCAGCCAGATCACCACCAAGCCACTAACATTAGAGCAGGACTTGGCCCTCTGCAAAACACTGGACTGCGGACTGGAGATAGTGGAGAAAAAGCTCTCGGTTGATCGTAGCGAGGCTCATGATCAGTTGGCGTATATCAAAGAAAGCGGTGTTCGGATTACGTCCATCCAACCTAAGACGCTTACAGTCTTTCCATCCGCTTCAGCACCGCAGCCAGAGTCTCCGGAGGCCAGGCTGGAAAATCTCATTGGCTCGGTGGATCTGTTTGGCAAATACTGGAAAGGTCTGCCTTTGGTCACAAACACTGGAGCTGATCCCGATGGCAACGAGAACAAAGTTTGGGAAGGCTGCGTGCAGCGTTACCAGACTCTGGCCGACCATGCCGAAGATCAGGGGATGAAGATCGCTCTGGAGGCTCTCGGCCCATCGCTTATGAACGCCAATTCTATTCTTTTCGCCTACAGCCAAGCTCAGGAGATGGCCGCATCGGTGGACAAAAAAAGCTTTGGCGTCTGCCTCGATATTTACAACAGCTGGCAGGATCCGGCCTTTATCGAATCAATCACATCAGAGAAGCTATTTCTGGTGCAGCTAGCTGACTGGCGTCGCCCAAGGTCATTGCATGACCGACGTGCCCTCGGGGAGGGTCAGATCTCCTTTTTACCCATACTGCGCAGACTGGTGGAGTGTGGCTACACGGGTGAGTATGTTCTGGAGATCTTCTCAGACTCGGTTTCTGACTCGCTGTGGAGAGACGCTTCGACAATCAGCCTGGCCATCGAAGCCAGTATGCGAATCTTCGACAGCCTGTTACTTCAAGCCTGA
- a CDS encoding tyrosine-type recombinase/integrase produces MSQLPRPIFESYEIFIDQDFSSPEPGMVCVRVYLDSFEPAAEAHKGYLATRGFLRSFSENSFTFTSYRTHVERLLLWAMIVKRKPFGHLKRQDAEDYLEFCRNPPADWIGPIVRGRFVSSGHTESTWDDLVMPNDKWRPFSLKSPKAAHHEKESCDKPLVLAVSANYRASQGTINQVYSICSRFFEHLVEDGVVAANPFRMIKKKGQNRSSPQEEGAHRALTPLQWDYVLETAEQMALAEPERHERTLFIVATLFAMYLRVSDLVGRPNWHPVMGDFRQDEEGNWWYHVIGKGNKAGKIAVRDEYIAKYMKRYRRFLGLPELPQWEEQTPLLTTLRGRSGLSGRQVRALLQAVFDNALSRMRDENREEHELISLKAASAHWLRHTAATFDAPLRSAKDLQLDLRHSNLSTTQNVYYHSHDQERSRSVKKIGMRDRG; encoded by the coding sequence ATGTCTCAGCTGCCCCGGCCCATCTTCGAGTCTTATGAGATCTTCATTGATCAAGACTTCAGTTCGCCTGAGCCTGGAATGGTGTGCGTCCGAGTCTACTTGGATTCATTCGAGCCCGCGGCTGAGGCTCACAAGGGTTACCTTGCAACGCGGGGTTTTCTGAGGTCATTCTCGGAGAACAGTTTTACGTTTACGTCCTACCGCACGCATGTGGAGCGCTTGCTCCTTTGGGCGATGATCGTTAAGCGTAAACCGTTCGGCCACCTCAAGCGCCAAGACGCCGAGGACTATCTTGAGTTTTGCCGCAACCCTCCGGCAGACTGGATTGGCCCCATTGTCCGCGGACGTTTTGTCTCCAGTGGCCACACGGAGTCAACGTGGGACGATCTGGTTATGCCGAACGACAAGTGGAGGCCGTTCAGCCTGAAATCGCCCAAAGCTGCTCATCATGAGAAGGAAAGCTGCGATAAGCCTCTGGTGCTGGCGGTGTCCGCGAACTACCGGGCGTCTCAGGGCACCATCAACCAGGTGTACTCTATCTGTAGTCGTTTCTTCGAGCATCTCGTTGAAGATGGAGTAGTAGCCGCCAACCCGTTTCGGATGATCAAAAAAAAGGGACAGAATCGCAGCTCCCCGCAGGAGGAAGGCGCACATCGTGCGTTAACGCCGCTTCAGTGGGACTACGTCCTGGAAACTGCTGAGCAGATGGCGCTGGCTGAGCCCGAGCGCCATGAACGAACGCTTTTCATCGTAGCCACCCTCTTCGCCATGTACCTTCGAGTTTCAGATCTCGTCGGCCGGCCCAATTGGCATCCGGTCATGGGCGATTTTCGACAGGACGAGGAAGGAAACTGGTGGTACCACGTCATAGGCAAGGGCAACAAGGCCGGGAAGATCGCAGTCAGAGACGAGTACATCGCCAAATACATGAAGCGCTACCGACGCTTTCTTGGCCTGCCTGAGCTGCCGCAGTGGGAGGAGCAGACCCCTTTGCTCACGACGCTGCGTGGCAGATCAGGTCTTTCAGGACGACAGGTGCGCGCCCTCCTCCAGGCTGTTTTTGATAACGCGTTGTCTCGGATGCGAGATGAAAACCGAGAGGAGCACGAGTTGATCAGCCTTAAAGCTGCCTCTGCCCATTGGCTGAGGCACACGGCGGCCACGTTTGATGCGCCGCTGCGCAGTGCCAAGGATCTGCAGCTGGACTTACGACACAGTAACCTCAGCACGACTCAGAATGTTTATTACCACTCCCACGATCAGGAGCGCAGCCGATCGGTGAAGAAAATTGGCATGCGTGACAGGGGCTGA
- a CDS encoding AAA family ATPase, with protein sequence MDVQAEIRAWLLKQNDWLQEAADRLLKNGELSPADITALVAILKTPAGQKPTKHRGFVELTNKPKAQDELRLVRISEVVGIENLEPRVPLEFGNANLTVIYGHNGSGKSSYTRILKKVSGKPRAVDLKTNVFKATPAHSKCGITSLLNGIESLHEWSAGGAPVDKLRGIDIFDSDEASHYLTAESAATYIPPIIGLFEKLASAVEMVRQILDSEQDKLVSTLPALPPIYGTTPSKKLYGELGKLSAAEVAAALRWAAEDERRLLELVERLKTEDPSALALQKRRTKTELQKIITALQQASTAFGAHNVLALRQLKQEAVSKRQIAMEGAKVKSAEIDGVGTGTWRAMWEAARSYSATPYPDIAFPATTDARCVLCHQELSEDAQQRLKDFESFVHSKLESDAKAAEALYKKGLDDLPGITSEQDLQTQCQAAGVTDEAWWNYLKGFWQQALSATNALIAHETNQAATPIPPADDAVEKLSEYRDQLEATAAQYDQDALVFDRALASNQKLALEAKKWIAEQAAAIGVEVDRLRTLKDYDSWKALAGSRAISMKSAEVTQAVVTEAYVERFNRELLALGATRIQVELVKTRTRNAKVLHQLKLKGAQNGRAMPDSVLSDGERRIISLAAFLADVCDKPGAAPFVFDDPISSLDHDFEWFVACRLVQLAKTRQVIVLTHRLSLYGILEDLARKEGDKWKSDHHQPMCIEAYAGVAGHPADQDVWNANTKKANNLLITKLDTARKAGEAGGAAAYRMLAQGICSEFRKLIERSVEEDLLNKVVLRHRRSITTDNRLHAIQGILPEDCKLIDTMMTKYSCYEHSQSSEIPIFIPDEPELRQDLEALKAWRDGLTKRRAEAA encoded by the coding sequence GTGGACGTTCAGGCAGAAATTCGTGCATGGCTGCTCAAGCAAAATGACTGGCTACAAGAGGCCGCTGACAGGCTTCTGAAAAATGGAGAGCTGAGTCCAGCGGACATCACAGCACTGGTGGCCATCCTCAAGACGCCAGCCGGCCAAAAACCTACCAAGCACCGCGGTTTCGTGGAGTTAACTAACAAGCCCAAGGCGCAAGATGAATTACGGCTGGTTCGGATCTCGGAGGTTGTCGGAATCGAAAATCTGGAACCCCGTGTCCCGCTTGAGTTTGGCAACGCGAACCTAACCGTAATCTACGGCCACAACGGTTCCGGGAAATCGAGCTATACCCGCATTCTCAAGAAGGTGTCGGGCAAGCCTAGAGCAGTAGACCTCAAGACCAATGTTTTCAAAGCCACTCCTGCTCACAGTAAATGCGGTATCACCTCCCTACTCAACGGCATCGAGAGCCTTCATGAGTGGAGCGCAGGTGGTGCACCCGTGGATAAGCTGCGAGGCATCGACATCTTCGACAGTGACGAAGCCAGCCATTACCTGACTGCTGAGAGTGCTGCGACCTACATCCCTCCTATAATCGGGCTTTTTGAAAAGCTTGCCTCTGCGGTCGAAATGGTTCGGCAAATTCTGGATTCCGAGCAAGACAAGCTGGTGAGCACATTACCCGCACTCCCGCCGATTTATGGTACCACCCCGTCTAAAAAGCTCTATGGCGAGCTTGGCAAGCTGTCCGCGGCCGAAGTTGCAGCCGCCTTGCGCTGGGCGGCCGAAGATGAGCGCCGGCTGCTGGAGCTCGTGGAGCGACTCAAAACCGAAGATCCTTCTGCCCTGGCCCTACAGAAACGACGTACCAAGACCGAGCTTCAGAAAATCATCACGGCTCTCCAGCAAGCTTCGACTGCTTTTGGAGCCCACAATGTGCTGGCTTTGCGTCAACTCAAGCAGGAAGCGGTCTCGAAACGCCAGATCGCTATGGAGGGTGCCAAGGTAAAGTCAGCTGAGATTGACGGCGTCGGTACCGGGACATGGCGCGCTATGTGGGAAGCTGCCAGGAGCTATTCTGCAACGCCTTATCCGGACATTGCCTTTCCCGCGACAACCGATGCGCGTTGCGTGCTCTGCCATCAAGAGCTGTCTGAAGACGCCCAGCAGCGCTTGAAGGACTTCGAGTCCTTCGTGCACAGCAAGCTTGAGTCAGATGCCAAGGCCGCTGAAGCTCTGTATAAAAAAGGCCTTGATGACTTGCCAGGTATCACTTCTGAGCAGGATCTGCAGACTCAATGTCAGGCTGCTGGCGTGACCGACGAGGCGTGGTGGAATTACCTCAAAGGTTTCTGGCAACAAGCGCTTTCTGCCACAAATGCCCTGATTGCCCATGAAACCAATCAAGCTGCAACCCCCATCCCGCCAGCTGATGATGCTGTTGAGAAGCTTTCCGAGTATCGTGATCAACTGGAAGCAACTGCTGCCCAGTACGACCAGGATGCCCTGGTTTTTGATAGGGCCCTGGCCTCGAACCAAAAGCTCGCCTTGGAAGCGAAGAAGTGGATTGCCGAGCAGGCAGCCGCCATCGGTGTCGAGGTCGACCGCCTGCGCACGTTGAAAGATTATGACTCCTGGAAGGCGTTGGCTGGTTCTCGGGCGATATCGATGAAATCAGCAGAAGTGACCCAGGCCGTCGTCACCGAAGCGTACGTTGAGCGCTTCAATCGCGAACTTCTCGCGCTCGGTGCAACCCGGATACAAGTCGAGTTGGTCAAAACCAGAACCCGCAACGCCAAAGTTCTGCATCAGCTCAAACTTAAAGGTGCCCAAAACGGTCGCGCCATGCCCGACAGCGTATTGAGTGACGGGGAGCGTCGCATCATTTCCCTTGCGGCTTTCCTCGCCGACGTCTGTGACAAACCAGGCGCTGCCCCTTTCGTGTTCGATGACCCTATTTCTTCCCTCGACCACGATTTCGAGTGGTTTGTAGCATGTCGTCTCGTTCAGCTTGCCAAAACTAGGCAAGTGATTGTGCTGACACACCGATTGTCCCTTTACGGAATTCTGGAAGACCTGGCCCGCAAAGAGGGCGATAAATGGAAGTCAGATCATCACCAGCCTATGTGCATTGAGGCGTACGCGGGGGTTGCTGGGCACCCGGCCGACCAAGATGTTTGGAATGCCAACACCAAAAAAGCCAACAACTTGCTAATCACCAAACTAGATACGGCTCGCAAGGCCGGTGAGGCAGGTGGCGCTGCCGCTTACCGCATGCTCGCTCAGGGTATCTGCAGTGAATTTCGCAAGCTCATAGAGCGATCGGTGGAAGAGGACTTGCTCAATAAGGTCGTGCTCCGCCACCGGCGGAGCATTACCACCGATAATCGTCTGCACGCTATCCAGGGCATCCTGCCGGAGGACTGCAAGCTGATCGATACAATGATGACCAAATACAGCTGCTATGAGCACAGCCAGTCCAGCGAAATTCCTATCTTCATTCCGGATGAACCAGAGCTGCGACAGGACTTGGAGGCCCTCAAAGCCTGGCGTGACGGCTTGACCAAGCGACGCGCTGAAGCAGCATAG
- a CDS encoding ATP-binding protein, with protein MEAQKRTLYIDQLAKEISLIGQPFEIFGGLFLRLVLNVPVGSQGVNAGGFPVAGVVDGVSADGLIAAEYSAEKGYFTSSMAKARKDLEHVLRKAPSAREIYLVAGSKKRPQIAQKFVDAVMNSPQLQGRVLHLLGAEEIATSIVDQGLFSDDIVLKMSSYLPSLTKFADEEAAQALVPMPDARRLSRPQVDKHMDDLLSLQKCIVISGMAGTGKSDTAAALAHRNRSQYQTVIWLAGANVQTIEKLSAVAISRIGELRNVTGLLKHQRCLLIIDDANESLRIESLATLCAPGSNIVVTRRAASDGAYRLPLMSQDETLTLVNRDVEHCPPEVFPKIWEAVGGHALTINLINAAVAEGTTWDDIELDCRAPGILDSNGQTLADILLGRLRAAVQSPLSVFQWAGQPNVDAELLKTLTAPSAIRLVQKHGLVAADRPNVVRLHDVVFNSLSVQPWWTDQERAAITEKVCDYLGHTASKTGLSFWSAAVNLHRRIQHLVNCGESHPAFIYAIALVWSPAEVQPALLGDPVKLAGLVRAGTAPTPIITTMALLETVEKLYLCDKITGTQYAQDQLTLRMPMFDELENAPGLTLKQRSEILHHKGKALNRLEQKSEALRIFRSVMAGEHPLAESEVQIMRLLRHRTAEEKVEASRIVERILCAAESAEPVSHSVLFAAVEHAAWLGRGDLLLRYERTVEKWLVEAALREMPQAVQTLSSIARYLSREAPVFLSRLLGKIPRPLIDDIPQSDKRFDWGDTLLEASRTAGDSALRLQSEALVYFEILPPKPFHQQRHAELLLLMNRPVEAKQLLEVRGDLASAPFVQRLMALAEHQMGNPNEALFWMSKAFENLEPQHEKFRCVFHEHRFDFMSAIEGVDPEPELIAAIALSEAGQEQQRLKLKLARYHEQVGGTSEQSIACFLYSSPVS; from the coding sequence ATGGAAGCTCAAAAACGCACTCTCTACATCGATCAACTGGCCAAGGAAATCAGCTTGATCGGTCAGCCTTTTGAGATTTTTGGCGGCTTGTTTTTGAGGCTGGTGCTCAACGTACCGGTTGGATCACAGGGTGTTAACGCAGGCGGCTTTCCTGTAGCTGGGGTAGTGGATGGCGTATCAGCTGACGGGTTGATCGCTGCTGAATATTCAGCCGAGAAAGGTTACTTCACCTCCTCCATGGCCAAAGCTCGCAAAGATCTGGAGCACGTGCTGCGCAAAGCCCCGAGTGCCAGGGAAATCTATCTCGTCGCCGGCAGCAAGAAACGTCCTCAGATCGCCCAAAAATTTGTTGATGCGGTAATGAACAGTCCACAACTCCAGGGGCGGGTACTACACCTGCTTGGTGCCGAAGAAATCGCAACCAGCATCGTCGACCAGGGGCTGTTTAGTGACGACATCGTCCTCAAGATGAGCTCGTATTTGCCATCGTTAACAAAATTTGCTGATGAGGAAGCAGCCCAAGCCTTAGTGCCCATGCCTGATGCGCGCCGACTGTCCAGACCCCAAGTGGATAAACACATGGATGACCTTTTGTCCCTGCAAAAATGCATCGTCATTTCGGGGATGGCCGGAACTGGCAAGTCAGACACTGCTGCTGCCCTCGCACATCGCAACCGATCTCAATATCAGACAGTGATCTGGCTTGCTGGGGCAAATGTACAAACCATTGAAAAGCTATCGGCTGTGGCAATCAGCAGGATTGGTGAGCTGCGCAATGTAACGGGCCTTCTGAAGCACCAGCGCTGTCTGCTCATTATCGACGATGCCAATGAGAGTCTCAGAATCGAGAGCCTTGCAACGCTCTGCGCTCCGGGCTCGAACATCGTGGTCACGAGGCGAGCTGCCTCGGACGGTGCTTATCGGCTCCCATTGATGAGTCAAGATGAGACACTGACCCTGGTGAACAGGGACGTTGAACACTGCCCGCCTGAGGTATTCCCGAAAATCTGGGAGGCAGTTGGCGGACACGCGCTGACAATCAACCTCATTAACGCAGCAGTTGCCGAAGGCACGACCTGGGATGACATCGAACTAGACTGTCGCGCCCCGGGTATCCTGGACTCTAATGGGCAGACGCTGGCAGATATACTGCTAGGCAGGTTGCGTGCTGCGGTTCAATCGCCGCTCTCTGTTTTTCAGTGGGCGGGTCAACCCAATGTGGATGCTGAGTTGCTCAAAACGCTGACGGCGCCCAGTGCGATCCGGCTGGTGCAAAAGCACGGATTGGTTGCTGCTGATCGCCCCAACGTTGTCCGGCTGCATGACGTTGTGTTTAACAGTTTGAGTGTCCAGCCATGGTGGACTGACCAAGAGCGGGCAGCGATCACTGAGAAGGTCTGCGATTATTTAGGTCACACTGCCAGCAAAACGGGCCTGTCCTTTTGGTCTGCTGCGGTGAACCTTCATCGCCGAATCCAGCATTTGGTGAATTGCGGAGAATCCCACCCAGCCTTCATCTACGCCATTGCCCTGGTTTGGTCACCTGCAGAAGTACAACCCGCGCTTCTTGGTGATCCAGTGAAGCTAGCGGGGCTCGTCAGGGCAGGAACGGCCCCTACTCCCATCATCACAACAATGGCCCTGCTTGAAACAGTCGAGAAGCTGTACCTGTGCGACAAAATCACCGGGACGCAATACGCTCAAGATCAGTTGACCCTACGAATGCCGATGTTCGACGAACTAGAAAACGCTCCCGGACTGACGTTAAAGCAGCGTTCGGAAATTCTTCACCATAAAGGCAAAGCCCTAAATCGACTCGAGCAAAAGAGTGAGGCTCTCCGTATTTTCCGATCTGTCATGGCTGGCGAACATCCACTTGCCGAAAGTGAGGTTCAGATCATGAGACTGCTCAGACACCGCACCGCCGAGGAGAAGGTGGAGGCCTCACGAATAGTCGAACGCATCCTATGCGCCGCAGAATCTGCAGAACCTGTATCGCACTCGGTACTTTTTGCTGCCGTTGAGCATGCTGCCTGGCTCGGACGCGGCGACTTGCTTTTGCGCTATGAGCGTACCGTTGAAAAATGGCTGGTAGAGGCGGCGCTTCGAGAGATGCCTCAGGCGGTACAGACGCTTTCGTCGATTGCACGCTACCTGTCTCGGGAAGCACCCGTGTTTCTAAGCCGGCTATTGGGAAAGATTCCACGCCCTCTGATCGATGACATTCCTCAATCCGATAAGCGCTTCGATTGGGGTGATACGCTATTAGAGGCGTCACGCACTGCTGGCGACTCCGCCCTGCGACTGCAGTCGGAAGCGCTGGTGTATTTTGAGATCTTACCACCTAAGCCTTTCCACCAGCAGCGACATGCCGAGCTTCTACTGCTGATGAATAGGCCTGTTGAAGCGAAGCAACTGCTGGAGGTTAGAGGTGATCTGGCATCGGCCCCATTCGTTCAACGACTAATGGCGCTGGCCGAGCACCAGATGGGGAATCCCAACGAGGCTTTGTTCTGGATGTCGAAGGCATTTGAAAACCTCGAGCCTCAACATGAGAAGTTCCGATGCGTTTTCCATGAGCATCGATTTGATTTCATGTCAGCAATTGAGGGGGTAGACCCCGAACCTGAGCTAATAGCCGCAATAGCCCTGAGTGAGGCCGGACAAGAGCAACAACGCCTCAAGCTCAAACTCGCGAGGTATCACGAACAAGTCGGAGGTACGTCGGAGCAGAGTATTGCGTGCTTTTTATACTCATCGCCGGTGAGCTGA
- a CDS encoding restriction endonuclease: MSKTTQPSILGLIETLEQQGNEPPNKLNWKDFEDHVQYVYQTLLNLGGHNIVVAKDACLMGREGAEYQIDVYYEFEVAGIRHRVAIECKNKKRRLERNDMLAFKAKVGEFSDVIGVIVSASGFQSGAKDFAERNRITALSIEEIPSIGQLLGMRLRHNTIPTELSVGMPFWTFFDLETGAPFGLGHQEGVHAILFWSKNQAAKYQARNVLAANWQIRGLEARHLFSYILVVDAMNGSFVTAPPPNHELADDGNMFSVMPRQILIDEYCELYKEQLQVRRVMPGAIKRGKPVTW, from the coding sequence ATGTCCAAGACAACCCAACCGTCAATCCTAGGCCTAATAGAAACCCTTGAGCAGCAAGGTAACGAGCCCCCCAACAAACTAAACTGGAAGGATTTTGAGGATCACGTTCAATACGTTTATCAGACGCTTCTGAATCTTGGCGGACACAACATCGTCGTCGCGAAGGATGCTTGTTTGATGGGCAGAGAGGGCGCTGAGTATCAGATTGACGTTTATTACGAGTTTGAAGTGGCAGGGATACGCCATCGAGTTGCCATTGAGTGTAAGAATAAAAAAAGACGCCTGGAACGCAATGACATGTTGGCCTTCAAAGCCAAGGTTGGTGAGTTTTCTGATGTGATCGGAGTCATTGTCTCTGCGAGCGGTTTCCAGTCAGGCGCCAAGGACTTTGCGGAGCGGAACCGAATTACTGCCTTGAGTATCGAAGAAATCCCATCAATTGGGCAACTGCTGGGAATGCGGCTCCGTCACAACACAATACCGACGGAGCTAAGCGTGGGAATGCCTTTCTGGACTTTCTTCGACCTAGAGACCGGAGCACCATTTGGGTTAGGGCATCAGGAAGGTGTCCATGCGATCCTGTTTTGGTCAAAAAACCAAGCCGCCAAATACCAGGCTCGCAATGTACTAGCAGCGAACTGGCAGATTCGTGGGCTGGAGGCGCGCCATCTCTTTTCCTACATCCTTGTCGTTGATGCAATGAACGGAAGCTTTGTGACCGCCCCTCCGCCCAATCACGAACTGGCGGACGACGGTAACATGTTCAGCGTGATGCCCCGACAGATACTCATCGATGAATACTGTGAGCTGTACAAGGAGCAACTTCAAGTTCGGCGGGTAATGCCAGGCGCAATCAAAAGAGGCAAACCAGTAACCTGGTGA
- the drt2 gene encoding antiviral reverse transcriptase Drt2 produces the protein MEENSWFKPRHYLHFDRPVGLKAAVMYVSDPRKVSEHSFYPFIRNATVSRKIKYHSVLRVFEVLEKMRPISYAAHMDSNIYAYYSSLLSLKYEEKLQAYGLHTSVLAFRSLDGQSNIHHANNAFQEIKARKECSVLCFDIEKFFDRLNHNILKRVWQEIIDEVKLPDDHYAVFKAITKYSCVSRVEAFKALGVSVHNPTVVDKRLCSAKEFRTLIRNNKLVAPNSEKYGIPQGSPISAILSNMYMLSFDRAILHHLSTTESVYYRYCDDIMIICPLGAEDDIEEFVGEEIKKILLNIQDKKTDIQQFIFDSSGKLRARKPIQYLGFMFDGERTFIRPASLTRYYKKMKVRVGLAKKAKDRVNVLRRSRGETDKDLFLRAIYKGYTHLGRRNFITYGYRAAKIMNSKTIRQQLRGHWRKVCQEISL, from the coding sequence ATGGAAGAGAACAGTTGGTTCAAACCTAGACACTATCTGCATTTTGATCGCCCAGTGGGTTTAAAGGCTGCGGTCATGTACGTGTCGGATCCGAGGAAAGTATCCGAGCATTCCTTCTATCCCTTCATACGCAACGCCACCGTATCAAGAAAGATCAAGTATCATTCGGTGCTTAGGGTATTTGAGGTCTTGGAAAAGATGCGGCCAATCTCCTACGCCGCACATATGGATTCCAATATATATGCCTACTATTCGTCGCTCCTCTCATTGAAGTATGAGGAGAAGCTTCAAGCGTATGGGCTTCATACATCAGTTCTTGCTTTTCGTTCACTTGATGGGCAGAGCAATATTCACCACGCAAACAATGCTTTTCAAGAGATCAAGGCTCGAAAAGAGTGCAGCGTACTATGCTTTGACATCGAAAAGTTTTTTGACAGACTCAATCACAATATTCTTAAGCGAGTGTGGCAAGAGATTATAGATGAAGTGAAGCTGCCTGATGATCACTATGCGGTATTTAAAGCCATCACAAAGTATTCATGCGTTAGCAGGGTTGAAGCTTTCAAAGCGCTAGGCGTTTCTGTACACAATCCAACTGTTGTAGATAAGAGGTTGTGTAGCGCGAAGGAATTCAGAACTCTTATCCGTAACAACAAGCTTGTCGCTCCGAATTCCGAAAAGTACGGTATACCGCAAGGCTCCCCTATAAGTGCCATTCTTTCTAACATGTATATGCTCAGCTTTGATAGAGCAATACTGCATCATTTGTCTACGACCGAATCCGTATACTATAGGTATTGTGACGACATAATGATCATTTGCCCTCTAGGTGCGGAAGATGATATTGAGGAGTTTGTTGGAGAGGAGATCAAGAAGATATTACTTAACATTCAAGACAAAAAAACTGACATCCAGCAATTCATTTTTGATTCTTCCGGTAAGCTTCGGGCAAGGAAACCTATACAGTATCTTGGTTTTATGTTTGATGGCGAGCGCACCTTCATTCGACCAGCCTCGCTAACGCGCTATTACAAAAAGATGAAGGTCAGGGTGGGGTTGGCAAAAAAAGCAAAAGATCGAGTCAATGTCCTCCGACGGTCGCGCGGCGAGACTGATAAGGATCTTTTCTTAAGGGCGATCTACAAAGGTTACACTCATCTAGGGCGCAGAAACTTCATCACTTACGGTTACCGTGCCGCCAAGATCATGAATTCTAAGACTATCAGACAGCAGCTGCGTGGTCATTGGCGGAAGGTTTGTCAGGAGATAAGTTTGTAA